Proteins from a genomic interval of Candidatus Rubidus massiliensis:
- the mdtK_1 gene encoding Multidrug-efflux transporter → MQLTKYKEGSVQELWKISFPLMLSSFSVMFMLFIDRLLLAQYSLDAVNAAVNATTIGWACLFGWIVLCGISEVFVAQYNGANQFDKLGSPVWQMIWLSLLSFFWFIPLGIWGGNLIFSYSDFSHYEKEYFKWMMFFSPSYPLYAALCGFFIGRGKTSLVTGLTIVANIVNAFLDAILIFGIPGWIPSLGVKGAAIATSATGMLQAIILFVVFLKPVYQNKFATLNYRFNKPLFMQCLKIGLPNAIFCVVETIGFAVFYALMTRLGKEYITIAGINQSIMILFFFFAEGLSKGATTIVGNLIGANKNHFVSKVITSGIKLHFIFFLIISSLFYFFADFLLNLFIPQNDSYTFFQYRNALFTSLVFMSAFLLFDGIRLLLAGVLTAAGDTVFLFLAGSGTVWLLFVLPTYFFIYIPKAPVEMASVLCFIYGILSCFIYLYRFLSDSWKKKQIILEKVSISEK, encoded by the coding sequence ATGCAATTAACTAAATATAAAGAAGGAAGCGTTCAAGAGTTATGGAAAATATCTTTTCCATTAATGCTATCTTCCTTTTCCGTTATGTTTATGTTATTTATAGATCGATTATTATTAGCCCAGTATTCATTAGACGCAGTTAACGCCGCTGTAAATGCTACAACAATTGGATGGGCTTGTTTATTTGGTTGGATCGTTTTATGTGGCATATCTGAAGTTTTTGTAGCCCAATATAATGGAGCTAATCAGTTTGATAAGTTAGGTTCACCTGTTTGGCAAATGATCTGGCTATCTTTACTCTCTTTTTTTTGGTTCATTCCTTTAGGCATTTGGGGCGGTAATTTAATTTTTTCTTATTCTGATTTTTCTCACTATGAAAAAGAATATTTTAAATGGATGATGTTTTTTAGTCCAAGTTATCCACTCTATGCTGCTTTATGTGGTTTTTTTATCGGTAGAGGTAAGACCTCTTTAGTTACAGGATTAACAATTGTAGCAAATATAGTTAATGCGTTTTTAGATGCAATTTTAATTTTTGGAATTCCAGGATGGATTCCCTCACTTGGTGTTAAAGGAGCTGCGATTGCCACAAGTGCAACAGGCATGCTTCAAGCTATTATTCTTTTTGTCGTTTTCTTAAAGCCTGTTTATCAAAACAAATTTGCTACATTAAATTATCGATTTAATAAACCTTTATTTATGCAATGTTTAAAAATTGGCTTACCAAATGCCATTTTTTGTGTCGTGGAAACGATAGGATTTGCCGTATTTTATGCTTTGATGACAAGGCTTGGGAAAGAATATATTACTATTGCTGGGATTAATCAAAGTATTATGATTTTGTTTTTTTTCTTTGCAGAAGGATTAAGTAAAGGAGCCACTACCATCGTTGGCAATCTTATAGGTGCAAATAAAAATCATTTCGTTAGTAAAGTCATAACCTCAGGTATCAAACTACATTTCATTTTTTTTCTAATTATTAGTTCACTTTTTTATTTCTTTGCCGATTTTTTATTAAATCTTTTTATACCGCAAAATGATAGTTATACCTTTTTTCAATATCGAAATGCTTTATTTACATCTTTAGTTTTTATGTCTGCTTTTCTTTTATTTGACGGAATTCGTTTATTACTAGCTGGTGTATTAACAGCAGCAGGTGATACCGTATTTTTATTTCTTGCAGGTTCTGGAACTGTTTGGCTTTTGTTTGTTTTGCCTACTTATTTTTTTATTTATATCCCCAAAGCTCCAGTTGAAATGGCTAGTGTGCTGTGCTTTATTTATGGCATTCTTTCCTGTTTTATCTACCTTTATCGGTTCTTAAGTGATAGTTGGAAGAAAAAACAAATTATTTTAGAAAAGGTAAGTATAAGCGAAAAATAA
- the lipA gene encoding Lipoyl synthase — MNKLNVLPQNPEPDNEKESVGKGRFPSWLHRKLPKGSQLWNTGKLIAENRLATVCEEAKCPNLLECWSKRTATFLVMGKECTRNCGFCDIDFSKNPKALEEDEPKRVADSVQKLQLKHVVITMVARDDLADGGACHLSSIIKEIRANNEEITIEVLTSDFNGNKEALKTVLEVKPEIFNHNLETVKELTSRVRHKATYNRSLELLHFVKEMYPSIVVKTGLMVGLGEKEEEVYQTLRDLKEISIDVVTIGQYLQANHKKLLVKEFIHPNVFKRYEEFGYSIGIPYMYCGPFVRSSYNAQLVIKNANNKICQIDSV; from the coding sequence ATGAATAAATTAAATGTTCTTCCTCAAAATCCAGAACCTGATAATGAAAAAGAATCTGTAGGAAAAGGTCGATTTCCTTCTTGGTTACATAGAAAATTGCCCAAAGGTTCCCAGCTATGGAATACAGGGAAGTTAATAGCAGAAAATCGTCTGGCCACGGTGTGTGAAGAAGCTAAATGCCCAAATCTTTTAGAGTGTTGGTCAAAAAGAACCGCTACTTTTTTGGTAATGGGAAAAGAATGTACAAGAAACTGTGGATTTTGCGACATTGATTTTTCTAAAAATCCCAAAGCATTAGAAGAAGATGAGCCTAAGCGTGTAGCCGATTCTGTCCAAAAATTACAATTGAAGCATGTAGTTATAACAATGGTTGCAAGAGATGATCTAGCAGATGGTGGAGCCTGCCACTTAAGCTCTATTATAAAAGAAATTCGTGCAAACAATGAAGAAATTACAATAGAAGTACTGACTTCCGATTTTAATGGCAATAAAGAAGCTTTAAAAACCGTTTTAGAGGTAAAACCTGAAATTTTTAATCATAATTTAGAGACTGTAAAAGAATTAACGTCTCGTGTTAGACATAAGGCCACCTATAATCGTTCTTTAGAACTTTTACATTTTGTTAAAGAAATGTATCCGTCTATAGTTGTTAAGACGGGCTTAATGGTTGGACTTGGGGAAAAAGAAGAAGAAGTATATCAAACTTTAAGAGATTTAAAAGAAATTTCAATAGACGTCGTTACGATTGGTCAGTATTTACAAGCTAATCATAAAAAATTATTGGTAAAAGAATTTATCCATCCAAATGTCTTTAAAAGATATGAAGAATTTGGCTATTCTATTGGAATACCTTATATGTATTGTGGACCATTTGTTAGATCAAGTTATAATGCACAACTTGTAATAAAAAATGCCAATAACAAAATTTGCCAGATAGATAGTGTTTAA
- the pdhD gene encoding Dihydrolipoyl dehydrogenase — protein METTQNSYDIVVIGSGPGGYPAAIRAAQQGKKVALVEAKELGGTCLNRGCIPSKALIASAELYDRMKHANNLGIQIDGLQFDYSKMVDRKDEVVAKIRKGLEGLIKSNNITIINGFATLLTKNEIKIEGKGDSFTLRANKIIIATGSESRSIGSFPFDGNKIIDSTDLLNLRTLPKKLAIIGGGVIGCEFASLFNTFGVEVFIFEMLPRILPMEAINVSEALKKSFLKKGVKLEVNAKVETIEKNSEGITVVLGNGSKIEADMALVAVGRSLNVKDIGLESLGIELTKEGLVKVDAKMETSVPGIYAIGDIASKWWLAHVATHQGIVAADNACGKEAFMHYEAVPSVIFTQPEIATVGLSLESAKEKGYQAKYGSFPFQALGKSQATLHTDGFAQIVIDERTGQILGAQVVGYGASIMIAEMAVAIANELTVECITETIHAHPTIPEAWLEAAYLSLDQPLHMPPVK, from the coding sequence ATGGAAACAACTCAAAATTCATATGACATAGTAGTTATAGGTTCAGGTCCTGGAGGCTATCCTGCGGCCATTCGAGCAGCTCAGCAAGGAAAAAAAGTTGCTTTAGTAGAAGCTAAAGAATTAGGTGGTACTTGCTTAAATCGAGGCTGCATTCCATCAAAGGCTTTAATAGCAAGTGCTGAGTTATACGATAGAATGAAACATGCCAACAATTTAGGAATTCAAATCGATGGATTGCAATTTGATTATAGTAAAATGGTCGATCGAAAGGATGAGGTTGTAGCAAAGATTAGAAAAGGGCTAGAAGGATTAATTAAATCTAATAACATAACCATTATAAATGGTTTTGCTACATTGTTAACTAAGAATGAAATAAAGATAGAAGGAAAAGGAGATTCTTTTACTCTTCGAGCAAATAAAATTATAATCGCAACAGGTTCTGAATCAAGAAGCATTGGAAGTTTTCCTTTCGACGGGAATAAAATTATCGATTCGACCGATCTTTTAAATCTACGAACACTACCTAAAAAATTAGCTATAATTGGTGGGGGCGTTATAGGTTGCGAATTTGCTTCTTTGTTTAATACGTTTGGAGTAGAGGTCTTTATATTCGAAATGTTGCCTCGAATTTTACCTATGGAAGCAATCAATGTTTCAGAAGCTTTAAAGAAAAGCTTTTTGAAAAAAGGGGTAAAGTTAGAAGTAAATGCTAAAGTTGAAACGATTGAAAAAAATTCCGAAGGTATTACAGTTGTTTTAGGCAACGGCAGTAAAATTGAAGCTGATATGGCTCTCGTAGCTGTTGGAAGAAGTTTAAATGTAAAAGACATAGGCCTTGAATCGCTTGGCATAGAACTTACTAAAGAAGGCCTCGTTAAAGTTGATGCTAAAATGGAAACGAGTGTTCCAGGTATTTATGCGATAGGCGATATTGCCTCAAAATGGTGGTTAGCTCACGTAGCGACTCATCAGGGAATAGTAGCTGCTGATAATGCATGTGGAAAAGAAGCTTTTATGCATTATGAAGCGGTACCTTCAGTTATTTTTACCCAACCAGAAATTGCAACAGTTGGATTATCTTTAGAATCTGCTAAAGAAAAAGGGTATCAGGCAAAATATGGATCTTTTCCTTTTCAAGCGCTTGGCAAATCACAAGCAACACTACATACTGATGGTTTTGCCCAAATTGTTATTGATGAAAGAACGGGTCAAATTCTTGGAGCTCAGGTCGTAGGTTATGGAGCTTCTATAATGATTGCAGAAATGGCAGTGGCTATCGCAAATGAATTGACCGTTGAATGCATCACTGAAACTATTCATGCGCACCCCACGATTCCAGAAGCTTGGTTAGAAGCCGCTTACCTATCTTTGGATCAACCTTTACATATGCCACCGGTAAAATAA
- a CDS encoding Putative DNA ligase-like protein/MT0965, giving the protein MGLKKYWQKRKFEETTEPKGSKKSKHKKLLFVVQKHDASHLHYDFRLELLGVLKSWAVPKGPSMNSDDKRLAIEVEDHPYEYHKFEGIIPKGNYGAGTVEIWDNGFYQPLNEKGEIISEEAFLKDLKKGHIRFNLQGKKLKGEFSLIRIQSDKKNQWLLVKKKDSFTSSNSEIELIKNLPNTPMPHQIKPMLSTLVDKPFDNLLWLFEIKWDGYRAIAEVKKGKVNLYSRSFQSFNEAYKPIVQALAKIPFDAVFDGEIVILDENGKSSFEYLQKYSENQFALTYIIFDLLYYEGKNLTSMPLIQRKNLLASVLPKNIPALQYSDHIIEKGISLYKLAKSHHLEGIMAKKMDSLYISKRTHDWLKIKTSEQQEAIICGFTKPKKSRHYFGALILGAYKQGKLTYIGRAGTGFNEKLLEKVYNLILPFKQDKPIFADAPKAKEIVWVEPKFVCEVGFFEWTRSKVMRKPVFLGLREDKEINEVVPEMAEKTQIVKKSSQNLQFTNLDKIFWPQEKYTKGDVIAYYDSVAEWILPYLKNRPMTLHRSPNGIEGPSFYQKDVTIPVPSWVKKYTIQHESREVHYLMAQNKKSLLYIVNLGCIELNPFNSRIQHIEQPDYMIIDLDPVDIEFKHVRTTALTVHYILEDLKVPHFCKTSGGRGIHICIPMGAKYTYDEVKLFGQLIAQLTHQQIPSITSLERSPKNRKKKVYLDYLQNNFGQTLASVYSVRPKPGATVSMPLEWSEVEEDIDPRDFTIKNALERIKEKGDIFKGVLKKGINLEKALEKINKKH; this is encoded by the coding sequence ATGGGTTTAAAAAAATACTGGCAAAAAAGAAAATTTGAAGAGACTACTGAACCTAAAGGATCTAAAAAATCGAAACACAAAAAACTTCTTTTTGTTGTCCAAAAACATGATGCTTCCCATCTACATTATGATTTTCGTTTAGAACTCTTAGGGGTTTTAAAAAGTTGGGCTGTTCCAAAAGGTCCTTCTATGAATTCTGATGACAAACGATTAGCCATTGAAGTGGAAGATCATCCTTATGAATATCACAAATTCGAAGGAATCATTCCCAAAGGTAATTATGGAGCCGGTACCGTAGAAATTTGGGATAATGGATTTTATCAACCGCTAAATGAAAAGGGAGAAATAATTTCAGAAGAAGCTTTTTTGAAAGATCTTAAAAAAGGTCACATTCGGTTTAATCTTCAAGGTAAAAAACTAAAAGGTGAATTTTCCCTTATAAGAATTCAATCTGATAAAAAAAATCAATGGCTTTTGGTAAAGAAAAAAGATTCATTTACCTCTTCCAATTCAGAAATTGAATTAATCAAAAATTTGCCTAATACGCCAATGCCTCACCAAATAAAACCCATGCTATCCACTTTAGTGGATAAACCCTTTGATAATTTATTGTGGTTGTTTGAAATTAAATGGGATGGATATCGCGCAATAGCTGAGGTAAAAAAAGGAAAGGTAAATTTATATTCTCGCTCATTCCAAAGTTTTAATGAGGCCTACAAGCCAATCGTTCAAGCCTTAGCTAAAATTCCTTTTGATGCCGTTTTTGATGGAGAGATCGTTATTTTAGATGAAAATGGCAAATCGTCTTTTGAATATTTACAAAAATATAGTGAAAATCAATTTGCTTTAACCTACATAATTTTTGACCTTCTTTATTATGAAGGGAAAAACTTAACTTCAATGCCTTTAATTCAAAGGAAAAACCTACTAGCCTCTGTATTACCAAAAAATATTCCCGCCTTACAATATAGTGATCACATCATTGAAAAGGGAATCTCATTATATAAATTGGCAAAGTCCCATCATTTAGAAGGTATAATGGCTAAAAAAATGGACAGTCTTTATATCTCTAAAAGAACACACGATTGGTTAAAAATTAAAACTTCAGAGCAACAAGAAGCTATCATTTGTGGTTTTACAAAGCCAAAAAAATCAAGACACTACTTTGGGGCTTTAATTCTTGGCGCTTATAAGCAAGGAAAACTTACTTATATTGGTCGAGCTGGAACTGGCTTTAATGAAAAACTCTTGGAAAAGGTTTACAACCTTATCTTGCCATTTAAACAAGATAAACCAATTTTTGCAGATGCCCCAAAAGCTAAAGAAATCGTTTGGGTTGAGCCCAAGTTTGTTTGTGAGGTAGGTTTCTTTGAATGGACCCGCTCAAAAGTTATGCGAAAACCTGTCTTTTTAGGTTTAAGAGAAGATAAAGAAATAAATGAGGTAGTTCCCGAAATGGCTGAGAAAACACAAATTGTTAAGAAATCTTCTCAAAATCTTCAATTTACCAATTTAGATAAAATTTTTTGGCCTCAAGAAAAATATACTAAAGGTGACGTCATAGCTTATTACGATTCAGTAGCTGAGTGGATTCTTCCCTATTTAAAAAATCGTCCTATGACCTTACATCGATCGCCCAATGGAATTGAAGGACCCAGTTTTTATCAAAAAGATGTAACTATTCCAGTTCCTTCTTGGGTTAAAAAATATACAATTCAACATGAATCGCGTGAAGTTCATTACTTAATGGCTCAAAATAAAAAAAGCTTATTATATATCGTTAATTTAGGATGCATTGAATTAAACCCTTTTAATTCACGCATACAACATATAGAACAGCCTGATTATATGATAATTGACTTAGATCCAGTGGATATAGAATTTAAACACGTGCGCACAACAGCTTTGACGGTTCATTATATTTTAGAAGATTTAAAAGTTCCCCATTTTTGCAAAACTTCTGGAGGTAGAGGCATCCATATTTGCATTCCTATGGGAGCTAAGTATACCTACGATGAGGTAAAACTTTTTGGGCAACTCATAGCCCAATTGACCCATCAGCAAATACCCTCTATAACTTCATTAGAAAGAAGTCCAAAAAATAGGAAAAAAAAGGTTTACTTAGATTATTTACAAAACAATTTTGGGCAAACTTTAGCCTCTGTTTATAGCGTGCGTCCAAAACCTGGTGCTACAGTATCAATGCCGCTTGAATGGAGTGAAGTGGAAGAGGATATAGATCCTAGAGATTTCACCATAAAAAACGCTTTGGAAAGGATAAAAGAAAAAGGAGATATATTTAAGGGGGTGTTAAAAAAAGGGATAAATTTAGAGAAGGCTTTAGAGAAAATTAATAAAAAACACTAA
- a CDS encoding putative acetyltransferase YhhY → MTLTLINECLDFKNKKIIFRNLNAADTTNYQIFSNQIAKETTFTLHYLNQPICMDNLKLKWDDKSDLFLELGGFDNEQIIAHLSLFKPRPHHPFELHIGEFGLRILKDYWNIGIGSYMLKLMEKFAKSTNFKRLQGRVRTSNSRGLKFYQKNGYEIEGIKKKAVWIDNQWENEFYIAKIFE, encoded by the coding sequence ATGACTTTAACGCTCATAAATGAATGTCTAGACTTTAAAAATAAAAAAATTATCTTTCGAAATTTAAACGCTGCAGATACAACTAATTATCAAATTTTTTCGAATCAAATCGCAAAAGAAACAACTTTCACTTTGCATTATCTCAATCAACCTATATGTATGGACAACCTAAAGTTGAAATGGGACGATAAATCGGATTTATTCCTAGAATTAGGGGGATTTGATAATGAACAAATCATAGCCCATTTAAGTTTGTTTAAACCTCGTCCACACCATCCCTTTGAATTACATATTGGAGAGTTCGGTTTAAGGATATTAAAAGACTACTGGAATATTGGAATTGGTTCATACATGCTAAAATTAATGGAAAAATTTGCTAAATCTACAAATTTTAAAAGATTACAAGGAAGAGTTAGAACATCAAATTCTAGGGGATTGAAATTTTATCAAAAAAATGGTTATGAGATAGAAGGAATCAAAAAAAAAGCAGTATGGATCGATAATCAGTGGGAAAACGAATTTTATATAGCAAAAATATTTGAATAA
- the nolT gene encoding Nodulation protein NolT precursor, which yields MKKQNRSLKPLLTIFYLFILSFVFSSCESQKTIVNGLEEKEANEIIVYLSTRGIDTVKVRTNEGGAGGGNRAVVWDIAVKQSQATEAMSLLNQVGLPRRRSQNLLNLFSTVGLVPSELQEQIRYQAGIAEQIASTIRKIDGILDAEVQISFPKEDLLNPGTQKERVTASVYVKHNGVLDDPNSHLTTRIKRLVSASVTGLDYDNVTIIPDRARASDLSGTLFLQSPDDRAFVNVWGVTVAKDSLRRFRFIFFSFLLLTFLSLLSMLWMLWKFFPIIKHLGFKQFLKFEQLGKIPKIESAPKEEKSEEDQE from the coding sequence ATGAAAAAACAAAATCGTTCTTTAAAACCTCTCTTGACCATTTTCTATTTATTTATACTATCTTTTGTTTTTAGTAGTTGCGAATCACAAAAAACGATAGTTAATGGTTTGGAAGAAAAAGAGGCAAATGAAATCATCGTTTATTTGTCTACAAGAGGCATTGATACTGTCAAGGTTCGCACAAATGAAGGCGGTGCAGGTGGTGGTAATCGCGCTGTTGTTTGGGATATTGCTGTAAAACAAAGCCAAGCGACCGAAGCCATGAGTTTGCTAAACCAAGTTGGCTTACCAAGAAGAAGAAGCCAAAATTTGCTAAACCTTTTTTCAACCGTTGGGCTTGTTCCTTCTGAATTACAAGAACAAATACGCTATCAAGCGGGTATTGCGGAACAAATTGCTAGTACTATTCGTAAAATTGATGGAATATTGGACGCAGAAGTACAAATTTCCTTTCCTAAAGAAGATTTGTTAAATCCAGGTACACAAAAAGAAAGGGTAACAGCTTCTGTTTATGTCAAACACAATGGCGTATTAGATGATCCGAATAGTCATTTGACAACTCGCATCAAACGGTTAGTATCAGCCAGCGTTACAGGTTTAGATTATGATAACGTAACTATTATTCCCGATCGTGCAAGAGCGAGCGACTTATCGGGCACGTTATTTTTGCAATCACCAGATGATAGAGCTTTTGTTAATGTTTGGGGAGTAACTGTAGCTAAAGATTCACTTAGACGATTTCGCTTTATATTTTTTAGCTTTCTTTTGTTAACTTTTCTTTCACTATTATCCATGCTTTGGATGCTATGGAAATTTTTTCCTATTATTAAACATTTAGGTTTTAAGCAATTTCTGAAATTTGAACAATTAGGAAAAATTCCCAAAATAGAATCAGCTCCAAAGGAAGAAAAATCAGAAGAAGATCAAGAATAA
- the ykoV gene encoding putative DNA repair protein YkoV, with protein MRSIWSGSLSFGLINIPIRLYSGTQEHTLNFDMLHKKDLSPVRYAKVCKEEEKEIPYNEIVKGYEYQKGEYIVIDEKDFQDAFPQKTKLIEILSFTNEVDIDSVFYEKPYFLEPDKGADKAYVLLKEALSHTKKVAIARFIMKNREHIAAIKPYEKGNILILNQLRYFSEIRQSKELKIPDAEISKKEMDMAIKLIEQLEAPFTPQEYKDPYIEDLEKVIDQKIKGIKPSKKATPKAKGKVHDIMSLLKASLETKKQPKKKAG; from the coding sequence ATGAGATCTATTTGGTCAGGTTCTTTAAGTTTTGGCTTAATAAATATTCCTATTCGTCTTTATAGCGGCACCCAAGAGCACACATTAAACTTTGATATGTTGCATAAAAAGGATCTATCACCTGTTCGATATGCTAAAGTTTGTAAAGAAGAAGAAAAGGAAATACCTTACAACGAGATTGTTAAAGGTTATGAATACCAAAAAGGGGAATATATTGTTATTGATGAAAAGGATTTTCAAGATGCCTTTCCCCAAAAAACAAAACTTATTGAAATTTTAAGTTTTACCAATGAAGTTGACATAGACTCTGTTTTTTATGAAAAGCCCTATTTTCTAGAGCCTGATAAAGGCGCTGATAAGGCTTATGTTTTGTTAAAAGAGGCTTTAAGTCATACAAAAAAAGTGGCCATCGCTAGATTTATCATGAAAAATAGAGAACATATTGCCGCCATTAAACCTTATGAAAAAGGGAATATTTTAATTTTAAATCAACTTCGTTATTTTTCTGAAATTCGTCAAAGCAAGGAGTTAAAGATTCCAGATGCCGAAATTTCAAAAAAAGAGATGGATATGGCGATCAAATTGATCGAACAGTTAGAAGCTCCCTTTACTCCCCAAGAATATAAAGATCCCTATATAGAAGATTTAGAAAAAGTGATTGATCAGAAAATCAAAGGCATTAAGCCTTCTAAAAAAGCTACTCCAAAAGCTAAGGGAAAAGTTCACGATATTATGTCTTTATTAAAGGCTAGCTTAGAAACAAAAAAGCAGCCTAAAAAAAAGGCGGGTTAA